The window GTAATGCATCAAATTCTAAATCAGCAGAACTTCCGCCCAATTCCTCTTGAATGGTTTTAAGTTGTTGATTTAAAAAATAATCTCTTTGCTGCTTATCAAGATCAGTACGAACTTTTGATTGAATTTGATTTCTCAACTCAAGCATCTGCAACTCAACCATTAAAAGCTCCATCACTTTTTGCGCTCTTTCCTGCAATTTATCCATCTCAAGGATTTTTTGCTTATCAGACATTTCGGCATTCATATTTGATGAAATGAAATTTATCAAAAAAGAATTGCTTTCAATGTTTTTTAACGCAATACTTGCCTCACTTGGAATGTTTGGCGAAAGCTGAATAATTTGCGAAGACATCTCCCTAATAGAGGCAATCAACGTTTTAAATTCTTTGTCTGCTTTATGTTTTTGTTCTTCGAACTTCTTTACAACCGCCTTAATATATGGTTTATTCTGTACCTCTTCAATTAAACTAAAACGTTGTTTTCCCTGAATAATAACGGTGGTATTTCCATCTGGCATTTGCAGCAACTTAATGATGTTTGCAACAGTACCAACCGTATTTAATTGATCAAACGTAGGATCTTCTATCGATACATCTTTCTGAGAAACAACACCTATGATCTTATTTCCTTTATAAGCTTCCTTAATTAATTTGATAGATTTATCTCTTCCAACAGTAATTGGAATTACCACACCAGGAAATAAAACAGTATTTCGCAAGGGCAATATCGCCAGTGTTTCTGGTGTTTCTTCATTATTCATTTCCTCCTCATCCTGCTGAGACATTAAGGGAAAAAACTCAGTGTCTTCGTTTATTATTGGCATAGCTGTATTGAAATCAAAAATATCTTTTTTACTCATTATCACGTTTTCTCGAACGACAAACTGGCAGTATTGCCGCAATCACTTTATTAAGTTATATTACTAAAATAACAAATTCAACTCTTGTGCCAAACTAAAAATAACATTAATCATATGTTAAAAAGGCAGATTAAATAAATTATTTAACCTCATATCATATATAGTATTATTTAACGTTTATGCTATTGTCTGTATCATTTGGTTTTCAATATAATGAAAATTAAAACTTTTATTTTCTTTTAATAGATTTATATTGCGAATATTTTCTGATTAAATCTTAATGATGTATTAGATTTGTTAACTTATTATTTTTACATGAACTATTTTAAACAAGCAATTTTAGGATTTATAATTATATCATCAACAAATAGTTTTGCTCAAAACGGCAATAGTAAGAGCATGCAGGCAATGATGAATGGCGATTTTAAAACTGCTGTTAATCAATTGGAAAAAGCTGATGCGAAAACGCCCGACAATGCGAATATTTTAAAAATGCTGGGCTATTCTTATTTCCAAAATGGCGAGTTTGAACAATCAATCAAAACTTATAGTCGTTTAGTTGTACTCAAACCAAATGAGGTTTCTGCCTATTATTACCGTGGAAAAGCACGTTTAAATATTGCAAATGATCCAAAGGAATCATTAAACACCATGCGTGATAATTTTTATACCGCAGCAATTAAAGATTTTACCAAAGCAATAGAATTAAGTGGTGAAGAGGATACACAGATGCTTCAAAATAGAGGTTTAGCTTATAAAGATTATGCAATCTTTAAATCTTATAAAGTTAAAAAAAGTGCTGAAAAAGCGATATGCATTGCAATATTTAACAGCTCAATAGCTGACTTTCAAAAAGTTTTGACGCTGCAACCGCTAAGAAAAGATATTATCGATTGGGTTACTTATGATAAAGCGCAGATTGCTAGCTTGAAATAAAATTTTTTAATATAAAAAAAAGGAGTCTTGAACAATTCAAGACTCCTTTTTTATTTAAGTTTTCCAACTATAACAAACTTTTTTTTCTTTAAAAATCTAATATCTTGTTCTTTTTTAATTTCGTACAAGCTATCTGGATAATAAATCAACGTATCATTTGATTGATACAGAATGTTTTTATAAGCTATTAAAATTTCAATTTTTTTAATTATTGAGTTTTCTTTAACCACAGAAATCTTTTTAACAGGAATTTTTTTACTAGCAGATTTATAAATCGCTGATTCATTTTTTCTGTACGTTGTAAAACTTCCTTTCCAAGATGTTTTATTGATATCTGCGTTTAAAAAAATTGCCAGTTCTTTATTCCAATCCTGGATTACAATTTTTTTGTTTTCTATAGAACCATTTATACTAACAGTTTTATCAACCGAGGGTTTAAGTCTCTGCAAACGATTAATCTCATTTTTAAAAAATCCCTTAATATCAAAATACAATAATTTAGTGTTTGCCTCAGCTTCTTTTCGCTGATTGCAGGAAATTAAGCCAATAGCAAACACTAAAAAAATAATTTTTTTAACCATTATATCAATATGTTTCCTGTCATTTCTGGTGGAATAGCTACACCTAAAATCTTCAAAATAGTAGGCGCAACATCACCAAGTTTTCCATCTGTTATGGTTTTATAATCGTTATCAATTAAAATGCAAGGAACTAGATTGGTGGTATGGGCAGTATTTGCAGATCCATCATTGTTGACCATAAATTCTGAATTTCCATGGTCTGCTAAAAGAATGAAAGAATAGCCATTTTCTAATCCTTTACTAACTACGATTTCAGCACACTTATCAGCAGTTTCTACAGCTTTAATCACCGCCGGAAAAACACCTGTATGGCCAACCATATCAGGATTTGCAAAGTTTAAACAAATAAAATCAGCCCATCCTGTTTCCATTTCTTTGGTAATGGCCTCGGTGATGCCGGCAGCGCTCATTTCTGGTTGCAGATCATAGGTAGCAACTTTTGGTGAAGGAATCAGAATACGTTTCTCATTTTGGAATTCCGCTTCTCTTCCTCCTGAGAAAAAGAAAGTAACGTGTGGATATTTTTCTGTCTCCGCAATTCTAATTTGATTTTTATTATTTTCTGCTAAAACTTCACCTAAGGTATGTGCCAAATCATCTTTTGTGAACATTACGTTTACCTTTTCGAAACTTTCATCATAAGTTGTCATGGTAACATAATACAAGGGCAACTTGTGCATTTGCTGTTCAGGGAAATCTTTTTGTGTAAGTGCAGTTGTTATTTCTCTACCCCTATCTGTACGAAAATTAAAGCATATCACTACATCATCATTTTGTATGCTTGCAACAGTTTCACCGTTTTCGGTTAATACAATTGGTTTCAAAAACTCATCAGTAATACCTTCAGCATAAAGTTTTTTTATAGCGCTTAAGGCATCATCAGTTTTTTCACCAATGCCATTTACCATAACATCGTAAGCTTGCTTAACACGTTCCCAACGGTTATCACGATCCATCGCATAATAACGACCCACCATTGTTGCCAGTTTCGTTTTCGTGGTTTTTAAATGATTTTGAAGATCAGTGATAAAACCTAAACCAGAATTTGGGTCGGTATCCCGTCCATCTAAAAAAGCATGAACAAATGATTTTTGAACATGCGCTTCATTTGCAGCATCGCACAAAGCTTTTAAATGATCTATATGCGCATGCACACCTCCGTTGGATACTAAACCAATGAAATGAACGGCTTTATTATTTTTTTTAGCATAATCAAATGCATTAACTAATACTGGATTATTGTGTAATTCGCGGTCGACGATTGCTTTGTTTATCCTTCCAAGTTCTTGATAAACTACTCTTCCAGCACCTAAATTCATGTGTCCAACTTCAGAATTACCCATTTGTCCGACAGGTAAACCAACTGCAACACCAGAAGCTTCGAGTTTTGAATTAGGATATTTTTCAAGCATAGCGTCGAAAAATGGAGTATTTGCGGCAAAAGCAGCATCAGATTTGTCTTTGTTTCCGTAGCCCCAACCATCTAAAATGATTAGCGCAAGTTTTTTATTTTTCATTAGCCTTTTTTCAAAATCAATATATACCACAAATATTTACTTTAAATGTTGTAAATTTTGAATGATACTACTTATAAATTTATTTATTACTTAAAACATTTTAATGATTAACATGTTTTAGTATTTGTTATCACGGCAAATATAGCTTTATTGAAGGTTTAACAAATCATGTAATCAATTTTTTGATCTGCTAATGGCATAATTTTAGCTACAGGGTTCTCTATAAAGTACAGAAATGATCCGGAGCTTATTTATATTATTAATTAGTTTTTCAACAATATATAATCCTACAGCTATTCAGGCTGATATTATTGATGATTTATCCTCGTATTTTAAATCAAGTAATTCAAAAGAAATTGCAAAAAATTTTTCTTCTACCATAGAATTGATCATTATTAATGAAGAGGATGTCTATTCAAAAGTACAAGGCGAACAGATATTGAAAGACTTTTTTATTAAACATCCACCAATAAAAACAAGTATTTTTCATAAAATTAACACCAACCCTAGCTACCGTTTTGGTGTAATTCTTTTCACAACGGCTAAAGAGACTTTCCGCGTTTCAGTTACCATGAAAAAATTTAGTAACAGTTTTTTAATTACTGAATTGAGGATTGAACCTGCGAAAGATTAATCCTGAAAGTGATTAATATAGTTGGCAAAAAATTAACGCTTTCTCGATTAATGAATAAAATTATTTACAACCTGAGTTTGATAAGCCCCAGGTGTAATACCCACAACCTTTTTGAATGCTCGAATAAAATAATTAGCATCTCCAAAACCAAGTTCGTAGCTAATAGAAGCTACTTTTGCTGATGGTTGGGCAAGTAAAATTTTAGCTTTTGCAATTTTTTCTGATATAATAAAGTCATTTGGACTGATGCCCAACTCACGTTTAAACAACCTATAAAACGTTGCTTTGCTCATACAAGCTTTATCACTTAAGTTATTAATGCTTATTTTTGAATTTAAATTAGCTTTAATATATTTCAACACAAAAGCTAAAGGATTATGATTCAAATCACTGGATTCACTGTTTATAGTCTTAAGATTTTGCGATTGCATGATCCTTACTAGCAATTCTTTTAAAGTCAAATCTGCTAAAACATCTTTTTCCTTTGTTCGTTCCGAACAAATCCTAATAACTTTATTTATTAGGTAAGCAATTTCTTCATTGTTATAAAAATGGTACTCATCATAATTTAACAACCACTTTCCATTGCTACCATCCTTAGGGAAAAATTCATTTAAATAAGCAATCGTTTTTTTTATCTGCTCCTGATCAATTGC is drawn from Pedobacter mucosus and contains these coding sequences:
- a CDS encoding DUF4783 domain-containing protein — translated: MIRSLFILLISFSTIYNPTAIQADIIDDLSSYFKSSNSKEIAKNFSSTIELIIINEEDVYSKVQGEQILKDFFIKHPPIKTSIFHKINTNPSYRFGVILFTTAKETFRVSVTMKKFSNSFLITELRIEPAKD
- the gpmI gene encoding 2,3-bisphosphoglycerate-independent phosphoglycerate mutase, whose amino-acid sequence is MKNKKLALIILDGWGYGNKDKSDAAFAANTPFFDAMLEKYPNSKLEASGVAVGLPVGQMGNSEVGHMNLGAGRVVYQELGRINKAIVDRELHNNPVLVNAFDYAKKNNKAVHFIGLVSNGGVHAHIDHLKALCDAANEAHVQKSFVHAFLDGRDTDPNSGLGFITDLQNHLKTTKTKLATMVGRYYAMDRDNRWERVKQAYDVMVNGIGEKTDDALSAIKKLYAEGITDEFLKPIVLTENGETVASIQNDDVVICFNFRTDRGREITTALTQKDFPEQQMHKLPLYYVTMTTYDESFEKVNVMFTKDDLAHTLGEVLAENNKNQIRIAETEKYPHVTFFFSGGREAEFQNEKRILIPSPKVATYDLQPEMSAAGITEAITKEMETGWADFICLNFANPDMVGHTGVFPAVIKAVETADKCAEIVVSKGLENGYSFILLADHGNSEFMVNNDGSANTAHTTNLVPCILIDNDYKTITDGKLGDVAPTILKILGVAIPPEMTGNILI
- a CDS encoding AraC family transcriptional regulator yields the protein MSHILDQVSLSESRKLQTLVENRTSYTLERCELNVFETYTESYKVPLTFNDFVITSMLRGKKVMHLYDKQGFDYFPGQTVIIPPAVTMKIDFPEASSLKPTQCIALAIDQEQIKKTIAYLNEFFPKDGSNGKWLLNYDEYHFYNNEEIAYLINKVIRICSERTKEKDVLADLTLKELLVRIMQSQNLKTINSESSDLNHNPLAFVLKYIKANLNSKISINNLSDKACMSKATFYRLFKRELGISPNDFIISEKIAKAKILLAQPSAKVASISYELGFGDANYFIRAFKKVVGITPGAYQTQVVNNFIH
- a CDS encoding tetratricopeptide repeat protein, coding for MNYFKQAILGFIIISSTNSFAQNGNSKSMQAMMNGDFKTAVNQLEKADAKTPDNANILKMLGYSYFQNGEFEQSIKTYSRLVVLKPNEVSAYYYRGKARLNIANDPKESLNTMRDNFYTAAIKDFTKAIELSGEEDTQMLQNRGLAYKDYAIFKSYKVKKSAEKAICIAIFNSSIADFQKVLTLQPLRKDIIDWVTYDKAQIASLK